The Aggregatilinea lenta genome includes a region encoding these proteins:
- a CDS encoding DUF364 domain-containing protein translates to MTLLDDLLAALPSSAETLHVSIGLHWTAVVVRANGQERCGLASTLTTSTEHFGEATIAQAGQLHTLPAPELAQMARSDHPTLASVGAAAINALLPVPEHWENLNAEEVIAERGAGKTVAMIGSFPFVPRLRSRVGELLVLEQHPGPDELPAEAAPDVLPRADVIAITGMTFVNHSLEGLLALCAPEATVLVMGSSTPLSPVLFDHGVDIVSSSIVKDIEPVLRAVEQGATFRQIHKAGVQLVTLRRAEAQP, encoded by the coding sequence ATGACTCTGTTAGACGATCTCCTGGCCGCCCTACCATCCAGCGCCGAAACGCTGCACGTCAGCATCGGGCTGCACTGGACCGCCGTCGTGGTCCGCGCCAACGGACAGGAACGCTGCGGGCTGGCCTCCACCCTGACCACCTCCACCGAGCATTTCGGAGAAGCGACCATCGCCCAGGCGGGCCAGTTGCACACCCTGCCCGCGCCGGAGCTGGCGCAGATGGCACGCAGCGATCACCCCACTCTGGCGAGCGTCGGCGCGGCAGCAATCAACGCGCTGCTGCCCGTCCCCGAGCACTGGGAAAATTTGAACGCGGAGGAAGTCATCGCGGAACGCGGCGCGGGCAAAACCGTGGCGATGATCGGCAGTTTTCCGTTCGTGCCGCGCCTGCGCTCGCGCGTCGGGGAATTACTCGTATTGGAGCAGCATCCCGGCCCTGACGAACTGCCTGCCGAGGCCGCGCCGGACGTGCTGCCCCGCGCCGACGTGATTGCCATCACCGGCATGACGTTCGTCAACCACTCGCTCGAAGGGCTGCTTGCGCTGTGCGCGCCAGAAGCGACGGTGCTGGTCATGGGGTCCAGCACGCCGCTCAGCCCGGTCCTGTTCGATCACGGTGTGGACATCGTGTCCAGTTCCATCGTGAAGGACATCGAGCCGGTACTGCGTGCCGTCGAGCAGGGCGCGACCTTCCGCCAGATCCACAAGGCGGGCGTACAGCTCGTCACGCTTCGGCGCGCGGAAGCTCAACCATAA
- a CDS encoding sensor histidine kinase, translating to MNRLWVRLAGAFLAVALVAAVAVVVIVNQSTRSSFHSYVGQQNLANSSGDVIDRLEEHYASTGSWDGAQSVLPGQRGMGGQGGQGGQAGQGGGPRFVVANASYTIVAANEEALVGQKLAASEQDLALPLAVDGRTVGYLYQQMGSTQALSAAEAQFLDNVTDALVMAAVGAVVLAVAMGVGLAWVLVRPLRHLRQSALAIEQGRLGARVPVTGTVEFQDVAASFNQMSAALAESEALRQRMTSDIAHELRSPLSVMRSQMEAMLDGVFPLNAEQLAVVYDQNLHLGRLVEDLRTLTRAEAGRLSMDLARIEPGELIQHVAADFAPLAQDQDIALRVEVSPDLPAIRADRDRLRQVFTNLLVNALKHTPAGGSITLSAAPCETGVRFDVADTGPGLTADQARHVFERFYRTDDARQRDRSGSGLGLAITQELVRLHGGRVWVESTPGAGSRFMVELPRAEA from the coding sequence ATGAATAGACTCTGGGTGCGGCTGGCGGGGGCGTTCCTGGCCGTCGCGCTGGTCGCGGCGGTCGCGGTGGTGGTGATCGTCAACCAGTCCACGCGCAGCAGCTTCCACAGCTACGTCGGGCAGCAGAATCTCGCCAATAGCAGCGGCGACGTGATCGATCGCCTGGAAGAACATTATGCCTCAACCGGCTCGTGGGACGGCGCGCAGAGCGTGCTGCCGGGGCAGCGCGGCATGGGTGGACAGGGTGGGCAAGGCGGTCAGGCGGGGCAAGGCGGCGGCCCGCGCTTCGTTGTGGCGAATGCATCCTATACCATCGTGGCAGCGAACGAGGAAGCACTGGTAGGGCAGAAGCTGGCCGCATCCGAGCAGGACCTCGCGCTGCCGCTGGCAGTGGACGGGCGCACCGTTGGCTACCTGTACCAGCAGATGGGCAGCACCCAGGCGCTGAGCGCGGCGGAGGCACAGTTTCTGGACAACGTGACCGATGCACTGGTGATGGCGGCGGTTGGTGCGGTAGTGCTCGCGGTGGCGATGGGCGTGGGGCTGGCATGGGTGCTGGTCCGCCCACTGCGCCATCTACGGCAGTCGGCGCTGGCGATCGAGCAGGGGCGGCTGGGCGCGCGGGTCCCCGTCACCGGCACGGTCGAATTTCAGGACGTGGCGGCGTCGTTCAACCAGATGTCGGCGGCACTGGCCGAAAGCGAAGCGCTGCGCCAGCGCATGACCTCCGACATTGCGCACGAACTGCGATCCCCGTTGAGCGTGATGCGCAGCCAGATGGAAGCCATGCTCGACGGCGTGTTTCCCCTCAACGCGGAGCAGCTGGCGGTGGTTTACGATCAGAATCTGCATTTGGGGCGGCTGGTCGAGGATCTGCGGACGCTGACGCGCGCCGAAGCCGGGCGGCTCTCGATGGATCTGGCGCGGATCGAGCCGGGTGAACTGATACAGCATGTCGCGGCGGACTTCGCGCCGCTGGCGCAGGATCAGGACATCGCGCTGCGCGTGGAAGTCTCGCCGGATCTGCCTGCGATTCGTGCCGACCGGGACCGGCTGCGGCAGGTGTTCACCAATCTGCTAGTCAACGCGCTCAAGCATACGCCCGCAGGCGGCAGCATCACGCTCAGCGCCGCACCGTGCGAAACAGGTGTGCGCTTCGACGTGGCGGACACCGGCCCAGGCCTGACCGCTGACCAGGCGCGGCACGTCTTCGAGCGCTTTTACCGCACCGACGACGCGCGCCAACGCGATCGCAGCGGATCGGGGCTGGGGCTGGCGATCACACAGGAACTGGTGCGGCTGCACGGCGGGCGGGTGTGGGTCGAGAGCACGCCCGGCGCGGGCAGCCGGTTTATGGTTGAGCTTCCGCGCGCCGAAGCGTGA
- a CDS encoding DUF2202 domain-containing protein produces MLKKRLVKVGFFTLVLVGVVAFSLAVMADTSYAQGPGGRGGRGNQGTGYQANPGTGIQNGGTMGYGQMGQGSMGRGNMGTAGQIGIGQGWLCCLPDAVAGDVPADVIDALAGGLADEHNAYNIYQAVIDQFGAVRPFTNIQRAEAQHIEALEFLFDRYGIAVPDVAPLADAPQFSTLVDACAAAADAEVANFALYDSWIATVQDYPDMVQVFTSLRDASEFQHLPAFENCASF; encoded by the coding sequence ATGTTGAAGAAGCGTCTGGTGAAAGTCGGATTTTTCACGCTGGTGTTGGTAGGCGTTGTCGCCTTTTCGCTGGCAGTGATGGCAGATACGAGCTACGCACAGGGACCGGGTGGTCGCGGCGGTCGTGGCAATCAGGGCACGGGGTATCAGGCCAACCCGGGCACGGGTATCCAGAACGGTGGCACGATGGGCTACGGCCAGATGGGCCAAGGTTCCATGGGCCGGGGCAATATGGGGACTGCGGGTCAGATTGGGATCGGCCAGGGTTGGCTGTGCTGCTTGCCGGATGCCGTCGCGGGTGACGTGCCTGCGGACGTGATCGATGCACTGGCGGGTGGGCTGGCGGACGAGCACAACGCGTACAACATCTACCAGGCCGTGATCGACCAGTTCGGCGCAGTGCGCCCGTTCACCAACATCCAGCGCGCCGAGGCGCAGCACATTGAGGCGCTTGAATTCCTGTTCGACCGTTACGGGATCGCTGTGCCAGACGTCGCGCCGCTGGCCGACGCACCCCAGTTCAGCACGCTGGTCGACGCCTGCGCCGCCGCGGCTGACGCCGAAGTCGCCAATTTCGCGCTTTACGACAGCTGGATCGCCACGGTACAGGATTACCCGGACATGGTGCAGGTCTTCACCTCCCTGCGTGATGCGTCCGAATTCCAGCACCTGCCCGCATTCGAGAACTGCGCCAGCTTCTAG
- a CDS encoding cupin domain-containing protein yields the protein MARSTLNVGPRIRAIREQRKLSLRALAERCDLSINAISLIERGENSPTVSSLHTLANALGVKITDFFEETQGQAIVFVPRGQRLGTQGNGLVMESLGIGLHNQQLEPFLVAVEPGAGGASQPISHPGQEFVYCTSGAIEYHVSSHAYAMQPGDSLLFDATQPHYFCNLSDRPAELLLVFQGFEGGILARHRHLET from the coding sequence ATGGCGCGCAGCACGCTCAATGTCGGTCCCCGCATCCGCGCAATCCGCGAGCAGCGCAAACTGTCGCTGCGGGCGCTGGCGGAGCGGTGCGACCTGTCGATTAACGCGATCAGCCTCATCGAGCGGGGGGAAAATTCCCCGACGGTGTCCTCGCTGCACACGCTGGCGAACGCCCTGGGCGTGAAAATCACCGACTTCTTCGAGGAGACGCAGGGGCAGGCGATCGTGTTCGTGCCGCGCGGCCAGCGGCTGGGCACGCAGGGCAACGGGCTGGTGATGGAAAGCCTGGGCATCGGCCTGCACAACCAGCAGCTGGAGCCGTTCCTGGTTGCGGTCGAGCCAGGCGCGGGCGGCGCAAGCCAGCCGATCAGCCACCCTGGCCAGGAGTTCGTCTACTGCACGAGTGGTGCGATTGAGTACCACGTGAGCAGCCACGCGTATGCCATGCAGCCGGGCGACAGCCTGCTATTCGACGCGACGCAGCCGCACTACTTCTGCAACCTGAGCGACCGTCCGGCGGAGCTGCTGTTGGTGTTCCAGGGCTTCGAAGGGGGTATTCTGGCCCGCCACCGCCACCTCGAAACGTAG
- a CDS encoding glycosyltransferase family 4 protein, translating into MAAHRLVAALEQLEPDAIDRVFGHEANLFCQGPAPFALAPVHRVALVTESFYPKMDGVAKSAYLTLRYLQQTGREVLVIAPDIAPPQVGPSRVQGVASVGLPFAPETRVALPMASIGRQLDAFKPDLVHLFSPAVMSAQGVRYGQRHHVPVIANYQTDLPAYAHHYGMGAFAPAVSSWLRMVHNHADLTLVPSQFTLRQLREQGYRGLRVWKRGVDLERFSPANRSKEMRAKLLAGRPDDALLCLYVGRIASEKRIDLLLDIARVPGVALTIVGDGAAREALERLFAGTGTVFTGYLYGDDLAAAYASADVFTFPGPSETFGQVVQEAMASGLPCVVIDQGGVSDLVTHGASGFVCSADPAAFADAVAALRAQPDLRERMAHRAHEDAEQRPWAAIMAQLEDYYREAIAFNYRLVNQRFRPQRPSLVQRFYTRMGGRASTAD; encoded by the coding sequence ATGGCCGCTCATCGTCTCGTCGCGGCGCTGGAACAGTTGGAACCGGACGCCATCGACCGTGTTTTCGGACACGAAGCGAACCTGTTTTGCCAGGGTCCCGCGCCGTTCGCGCTGGCGCCCGTGCACCGTGTAGCGCTCGTCACCGAGTCGTTTTATCCCAAGATGGACGGGGTGGCAAAGTCGGCCTATCTCACGCTGCGCTACCTGCAGCAGACCGGACGCGAGGTGCTGGTCATCGCGCCGGATATCGCGCCGCCGCAGGTCGGGCCGAGCCGCGTGCAGGGCGTCGCGTCGGTGGGCCTGCCGTTCGCGCCGGAAACGCGCGTCGCGCTGCCGATGGCCTCGATCGGCAGGCAACTGGACGCATTCAAGCCCGATCTCGTGCACCTGTTCAGCCCGGCGGTGATGTCCGCCCAGGGCGTGCGCTACGGTCAGCGTCACCACGTCCCGGTGATCGCCAACTACCAGACCGACCTGCCCGCCTACGCGCACCATTACGGCATGGGCGCGTTCGCACCCGCCGTGTCGTCGTGGCTGCGGATGGTGCACAATCATGCCGATCTCACGCTGGTGCCCAGCCAGTTCACGCTGCGCCAACTGCGCGAGCAGGGCTATCGCGGGCTGCGCGTCTGGAAGCGGGGCGTCGACCTGGAACGCTTCAGCCCGGCCAACCGCTCTAAGGAGATGCGCGCAAAGCTGTTGGCGGGGCGTCCCGATGACGCGCTGCTGTGCCTGTACGTGGGGCGCATCGCGTCGGAGAAGCGGATCGACTTGCTGTTGGATATCGCGCGGGTGCCGGGCGTGGCCCTGACGATCGTCGGCGACGGTGCGGCCCGCGAGGCGCTGGAACGCTTATTTGCCGGGACGGGCACGGTGTTCACCGGCTATCTGTATGGCGACGATCTGGCGGCGGCGTATGCCAGTGCGGACGTGTTCACCTTCCCCGGCCCCAGCGAGACGTTCGGGCAGGTGGTGCAGGAAGCGATGGCCTCGGGCCTGCCGTGCGTGGTGATCGACCAGGGCGGCGTCAGCGATCTGGTGACGCACGGCGCATCCGGCTTCGTGTGCTCCGCCGATCCTGCCGCGTTTGCAGACGCCGTCGCGGCGCTGCGCGCGCAGCCCGATTTGCGCGAGCGTATGGCACACCGCGCGCATGAAGACGCCGAACAACGCCCCTGGGCCGCGATCATGGCCCAGCTCGAAGACTACTACCGCGAGGCGATCGCGTTCAATTATCGCCTTGTAAACCAGCGTTTCCGCCCGCAGCGGCCGTCGCTGGTGCAGCGGTTTTATACGCGCATGGGCGGACGCGCCTCGACTGCTGATTAG
- a CDS encoding response regulator transcription factor → MSRTILIADDDAQLRRTLRAYLEDAGFTVLVAGTGQEAVFAVRHDQPDLVLLDVMMPEMDGFEAARLIRKQSAVPVLMLTARDDEADQTTGLELGADDYITKPFSPRVLVARVKAALRRAYGDLVAEPPVLRVGPVSLSEETRDVKLDGEPLALTRSEFDLLAALMTRPDRVFTRMELLERLQGEAFAAYERTVDVHVKNLRAKLGTAGERIETVYGVGYRMRGDE, encoded by the coding sequence ATGTCCCGAACGATCCTGATTGCCGATGATGACGCTCAACTGCGGCGTACGTTGCGCGCGTACCTCGAAGACGCCGGATTTACCGTGCTGGTGGCCGGGACAGGGCAGGAAGCCGTGTTCGCCGTGCGGCACGATCAGCCCGACCTCGTGCTGCTGGACGTGATGATGCCGGAAATGGACGGGTTCGAGGCGGCGCGGCTGATCCGCAAACAGAGCGCCGTGCCGGTCCTGATGCTGACCGCGCGCGACGACGAAGCCGACCAGACGACCGGCCTGGAACTGGGCGCGGACGACTACATCACCAAGCCGTTCAGCCCGCGCGTGCTGGTGGCGCGCGTCAAGGCGGCGCTGCGGCGCGCCTATGGCGATCTCGTCGCGGAGCCGCCGGTGCTGCGCGTAGGTCCGGTCAGCCTGAGCGAAGAGACGCGCGACGTCAAGCTCGACGGGGAGCCGCTGGCGCTGACGCGCTCCGAGTTCGACCTGCTGGCGGCGCTGATGACGCGGCCCGATCGTGTGTTCACGCGCATGGAACTATTGGAGCGGCTGCAAGGCGAGGCGTTCGCGGCTTACGAGCGCACGGTGGATGTGCACGTGAAAAACCTGCGCGCGAAGCTGGGCACGGCGGGCGAGCGCATCGAGACGGTGTACGGCGTTGGCTACCGGATGCGCGGCGATGAATAG
- a CDS encoding glycoside hydrolase family 3 C-terminal domain-containing protein, producing MDLKSLLERMTLEEKAALCTGLTPWDTVPVERLGLPSIIVSDGPHGVRRAPGGFSGDIVPATCFPTASALASTWDVELVRELGEALADECIALDVDIVLGPGTNMKRTPLCGRNFEYFSEDPHLAGRMAASLIDGVQSKGVGTSLKHLAANNQEEQRFTIDAQIDERTLHELYLAAFEYAVKEAKPWTVMCAYNRLNGTYASQNHYLLTEVLKDRWGFEGVVVSDWGAVHDRVAALAAGLDLEMPGPQPQRTRAIVEAVRSGDLDEAALDESVMRLLSIIDKAQQTPKGGVSIDIDAHHALARRIAAEAMVLLKNEGNLLPLHDASRIAVIGVAAKEPYFQGGGSSHINPTRVDSPFDELQKLAGDAVLTYAPGYAMDDSSDPALIEEAVALAGEADVALLYVALPPMKESEGYDRPDIDLMDHQVALIKAVAARQPKSVVILNNGSAVAMQDWIDGPAAVLEAWMMGQAGGGAIADVLFGKVNPSGRLAETFPIKLSDTPAYINYPGDLGKVRYGEGVFIGYRYYDTTGTDVLFPFGYGLSYTTFAYGNLRVSAETFKDVDGLTVSVDVTNSGAVAGKTAVQVYVHDHAAAVIRPDKELRAFAKVALAPGETKTVSFALDARAFAYYHAGHHDFVAESGAFDILVGESSADIRLSATVTLDATQTPPTKITRDSLFRDWRRDPQAYAVIEPILLRIVDFASKIDPSWTLENIGWADELLLESVFGFWGAQVLDDTPEQTVTDVLAQLHAEG from the coding sequence ATGGATCTGAAATCGCTTCTTGAACGGATGACTTTGGAAGAAAAAGCAGCACTTTGTACCGGCCTGACGCCCTGGGATACCGTGCCCGTGGAACGGCTGGGCCTTCCGTCGATCATTGTGTCGGACGGGCCGCACGGCGTGCGGCGCGCGCCCGGCGGCTTTTCGGGCGACATCGTGCCTGCGACGTGCTTCCCTACCGCCTCGGCGCTGGCCTCGACGTGGGACGTCGAGCTGGTCCGTGAGCTGGGCGAGGCGCTGGCCGACGAGTGCATCGCGCTGGACGTAGACATCGTGCTCGGCCCCGGCACCAATATGAAACGCACGCCGCTGTGCGGGCGCAACTTCGAGTACTTCTCCGAAGATCCGCATCTCGCCGGGCGCATGGCGGCCAGCCTGATCGACGGCGTGCAGAGCAAGGGTGTCGGCACGTCGCTGAAGCACCTCGCGGCCAACAACCAGGAAGAGCAGCGCTTCACCATCGACGCGCAGATCGACGAGCGCACGCTGCATGAACTGTACCTCGCCGCGTTCGAGTATGCGGTGAAGGAGGCCAAGCCGTGGACGGTGATGTGCGCCTATAACCGGCTGAACGGCACGTACGCTTCGCAGAACCACTATCTGCTGACGGAGGTGCTCAAGGACCGGTGGGGCTTCGAAGGTGTGGTCGTGTCGGACTGGGGCGCGGTGCATGACCGGGTCGCGGCGCTGGCCGCCGGGCTGGACCTGGAGATGCCCGGACCGCAACCGCAGCGCACGCGGGCCATCGTGGAAGCGGTGCGCAGCGGTGACCTGGACGAAGCCGCGCTGGACGAGTCGGTGATGCGGCTGCTGTCCATCATCGACAAGGCGCAGCAAACGCCTAAGGGCGGCGTGTCGATCGATATCGACGCGCATCACGCGCTGGCGCGCCGCATCGCCGCCGAGGCGATGGTGCTGCTCAAGAACGAGGGCAACCTGCTGCCCCTGCACGACGCGAGCCGGATCGCGGTCATCGGTGTGGCAGCTAAGGAGCCGTACTTCCAGGGCGGCGGCAGCTCGCACATCAACCCGACGCGGGTAGACAGCCCCTTCGACGAGCTGCAAAAGCTGGCCGGGGATGCTGTGCTGACCTACGCGCCCGGCTACGCGATGGACGATTCGTCCGACCCGGCGCTGATCGAGGAAGCGGTCGCGCTGGCAGGCGAAGCGGACGTCGCACTGTTGTATGTGGCGCTGCCGCCGATGAAAGAATCCGAGGGCTACGACCGGCCCGACATCGACCTGATGGATCATCAGGTCGCGCTGATCAAGGCCGTAGCCGCGCGGCAGCCGAAGTCGGTGGTCATCCTCAACAATGGCTCGGCGGTCGCCATGCAGGACTGGATCGACGGCCCGGCGGCGGTGCTTGAGGCGTGGATGATGGGACAGGCGGGCGGCGGCGCGATCGCGGACGTGCTGTTCGGCAAGGTGAACCCCTCCGGGCGGTTGGCGGAGACATTCCCGATCAAGCTCAGCGACACGCCCGCGTACATCAACTATCCCGGCGATCTGGGCAAGGTCCGCTACGGCGAGGGCGTGTTCATCGGCTACCGCTACTACGACACCACCGGGACGGACGTGCTGTTCCCGTTCGGTTACGGCCTGAGCTACACCACGTTCGCGTACGGCAATCTGCGCGTGTCGGCGGAGACGTTCAAGGATGTAGACGGGCTGACCGTTTCGGTGGACGTGACCAACAGCGGCGCGGTGGCGGGCAAGACTGCCGTCCAGGTCTACGTGCACGATCACGCGGCGGCAGTGATCCGGCCCGACAAGGAGCTGCGCGCGTTTGCCAAGGTCGCACTGGCGCCGGGCGAAACCAAGACCGTGTCCTTCGCCCTGGACGCGCGCGCGTTCGCGTACTACCACGCCGGGCACCACGACTTTGTGGCCGAAAGCGGCGCATTCGACATCCTGGTCGGCGAGTCGTCTGCCGACATCCGCCTATCCGCGACGGTCACGCTGGACGCCACGCAGACTCCGCCGACCAAGATCACGCGCGACAGCCTGTTCCGCGACTGGCGGCGCGATCCGCAGGCGTACGCGGTCATCGAGCCGATCCTGTTGCGGATCGTAGATTTCGCCTCGAAGATCGATCCAAGCTGGACGCTGGAGAATATCGGCTGGGCGGACGAGTTGCTCCTGGAATCCGTATTCGGGTTCTGGGGTGCGCAAGTGTTGGACGACACGCCGGAGCAGACGGTTACGGACGTGCTGGCGCAGCTTCACGCGGAAGGTTAG
- a CDS encoding carboxymuconolactone decarboxylase family protein yields MNYPDHYQHMKDLMSQLGGGIPTTMGCFGKLHEKASETGTLDVKTKELIALGIAIAIRCDGCIAFHVHDALAAGATEDEIMETIGVAILMGGGPAVMYGCETLEALKQFQAEAVG; encoded by the coding sequence ATGAATTACCCCGATCACTACCAACACATGAAAGACCTGATGAGCCAGCTGGGCGGCGGCATCCCGACCACGATGGGATGCTTTGGCAAGCTCCATGAGAAGGCGTCCGAAACCGGAACGCTCGATGTGAAGACCAAAGAACTGATTGCGCTCGGCATCGCCATCGCCATTCGCTGCGACGGCTGCATCGCGTTCCACGTGCACGACGCGCTTGCTGCCGGGGCGACCGAAGATGAGATCATGGAAACCATCGGGGTTGCGATCCTGATGGGCGGCGGTCCCGCTGTGATGTACGGCTGCGAGACGCTGGAAGCCCTCAAGCAGTTTCAGGCCGAGGCTGTAGGGTAA
- a CDS encoding dimethyl sulfoxide reductase anchor subunit family protein, producing the protein MNTKEWALIAYTILTQMSVGAFFILGLVHTYALRKSNEKEADALSDRALLAIGPAIVLGVIVSLLHLGNPVNAYRAIFNIDSSWLSREILATVLFTGLGAVFAFLQWRKIATFQVRRILAVVTALAGLVLVFCMSQVYMLDFEPAWNTAATPITFFVTTFLLGGLAMGAAFVANYTYLKSKPNLADLSVQADLLRASLQGIALGAMVLVGIELIVMPLYVAYLSNGNAIAVESASKLTSEYGVIFALRLALGVIGAVLFSVFLYTTATLKKERQMVNFAYGAFAVVLIAEVLGRFLFYAIHLRMGL; encoded by the coding sequence GTGAATACCAAAGAATGGGCACTTATCGCCTATACTATTCTGACCCAAATGTCCGTCGGCGCGTTCTTCATCCTGGGCCTGGTGCACACCTACGCCCTGCGTAAGTCGAACGAAAAAGAAGCCGATGCTTTGAGCGACCGCGCGCTGCTGGCGATTGGCCCGGCGATCGTGCTGGGCGTCATCGTCTCCCTGCTGCACCTGGGTAACCCGGTGAATGCATACCGCGCGATCTTCAACATCGACAGTTCCTGGCTGAGCCGCGAGATCCTCGCTACGGTCCTGTTCACGGGCCTGGGCGCGGTCTTCGCGTTCCTTCAGTGGCGCAAGATCGCGACCTTCCAGGTGCGCCGCATCCTGGCCGTGGTGACTGCGCTGGCGGGCCTCGTGCTGGTCTTCTGCATGTCCCAGGTCTACATGCTGGACTTCGAACCGGCCTGGAACACTGCCGCGACGCCAATTACGTTCTTCGTGACCACCTTCCTGCTTGGCGGGCTGGCGATGGGCGCTGCCTTCGTGGCGAACTATACCTACCTGAAGTCCAAGCCGAATCTGGCTGACCTGTCTGTCCAGGCCGATCTGCTGCGCGCGTCGCTGCAGGGCATCGCGTTGGGCGCGATGGTCCTGGTCGGCATCGAGCTGATCGTCATGCCGCTCTACGTCGCGTATCTGTCCAATGGCAACGCGATAGCCGTCGAAAGCGCCAGCAAGCTGACCAGCGAATACGGCGTGATCTTCGCGCTGCGGCTGGCGCTGGGCGTCATCGGCGCGGTACTGTTCAGCGTGTTCCTCTATACGACCGCCACCCTGAAGAAGGAACGCCAGATGGTGAACTTCGCCTACGGCGCGTTCGCGGTCGTGCTCATCGCCGAAGTGCTGGGTCGCTTCCTGTTCTACGCGATCCACCTGCGCATGGGCCTCTAG
- a CDS encoding NifB/NifX family molybdenum-iron cluster-binding protein, giving the protein MKIAVVTEDGQTISQHFGRAPYYLVFTIEDGAIIAREQRDKANHSHFAGQPHDHEHDHGQGHGFGSLSEHKHNQMIDSIIDCEAMLSRGMGRGAYVSLQQANIRPIVTDIASAEDAVRAYAEGRIVDHTERLH; this is encoded by the coding sequence ATGAAAATTGCAGTCGTAACCGAAGACGGACAAACAATCAGCCAGCACTTTGGCCGCGCACCCTATTATCTGGTTTTCACGATCGAAGATGGCGCGATCATCGCGCGCGAACAGCGTGACAAGGCCAACCACAGTCACTTCGCGGGTCAGCCGCACGATCATGAGCACGATCACGGCCAGGGTCATGGCTTCGGCTCTTTGTCGGAGCACAAGCACAACCAGATGATCGACTCGATCATCGACTGCGAAGCAATGCTCTCGCGCGGCATGGGGCGCGGCGCGTATGTGTCGCTGCAGCAGGCCAACATCCGCCCGATCGTGACCGACATCGCCAGCGCCGAAGACGCTGTGCGCGCGTACGCCGAGGGTCGCATCGTGGACCATACCGAGCGGCTGCATTAG
- a CDS encoding DUF4405 domain-containing protein translates to MSKRTRLNWLIDLTVFLSGLAAALSGIYYLYLPNGYQGGRNPLYNTVIVFHRGTWEDIHTWGGVIMVAILLVHITYHWSWVKTMTRRMVNAIRGRGTRMSSKARFNVLIDALIGLCFVLVATSGIYFLFAPSGSAHSTVTFLFSRTTWDLIHTWSGTTMIAGAVVHFAIHWGWVTKVSTRFFTTLRSGARPVPQMSR, encoded by the coding sequence ATGTCAAAACGGACGCGACTCAACTGGTTGATCGACCTGACGGTATTTTTGAGCGGGCTGGCCGCCGCGCTGTCGGGCATTTATTACCTGTACCTGCCCAACGGGTACCAGGGCGGGCGCAATCCCCTGTACAACACCGTGATCGTGTTTCACCGGGGAACCTGGGAGGACATTCATACCTGGGGCGGCGTGATCATGGTCGCCATTCTGTTGGTGCATATCACTTATCACTGGTCATGGGTGAAGACGATGACCCGCCGCATGGTCAATGCCATTCGGGGCCGTGGGACGCGCATGTCTTCGAAGGCGCGCTTCAACGTCCTGATCGACGCGCTGATCGGCTTGTGCTTTGTGCTGGTGGCGACCTCCGGCATTTATTTCCTGTTCGCACCGTCCGGCTCCGCGCATTCCACCGTGACCTTCCTGTTCAGCCGCACGACGTGGGACTTGATCCACACGTGGTCCGGCACGACCATGATCGCGGGCGCGGTCGTACACTTCGCCATTCATTGGGGCTGGGTCACCAAGGTCAGCACTCGCTTTTTCACCACTCTGCGATCCGGCGCACGCCCGGTTCCCCAGATGTCGCGCTAA